The Anomaloglossus baeobatrachus isolate aAnoBae1 chromosome 4, aAnoBae1.hap1, whole genome shotgun sequence genome contains the following window.
TCCACGGAGCCTGcagcccaccagcagatcaatggtgccagctgccgtgacaccccatgagcccgctgTATTGCCGACCCTCgtgccactgaccctcctgagccgggacaccccttcctccgagcccacagcatcacagaccctgcctcctgtgacctgcctgagctgcgccaccactgccgctctcccctggtgagctaatataagatgcACTAGAATTATAAGACTGATCccaattttaacagtaaaaatatttttttcctattttcctgcttcaaatttggggtgcgtcttataaaacgaaaaatacggtacagagAAATCATATCCCACTGTAGGTTACATTAGGTGAATATATTTCTTCCCTGAATCCGCCTCTCCCAGATGACTACTCCTGTAGTAATGAGACATTTTTATAAAATTGCCCCCAGTTCACACACAATAAAAACACCAGCAGTAATGTGCAATAATATACCATTTATTATCAGCAGTTTTAGCTGTAGTTATACAATCATTTGTCTTATCATTAGTCATTTTTATTTATTACAGTTAAAATATTTTCAGTTTTTGCCATATGGAAACCATTAACAAGAAGCTGATGTCAGATCCTTACATGCTTATGAGGATTCTTTATAACAGTATGACGATATACAGTAAttctggccaccactagggggagctaaatgTTTAAAGATTTATGCAGCATTTTTTGGACTTAAGGGGTTTTTCACTTATAGAAAACTGGTTTCAATATGTTTGCCAGCCTGTAACATACAGTTAGTACTCGCCCTCCCGCTGTTCAGCACCAGTTCTCCACCGCAGCTTTGGTTTCTTCGTATCGGTTGCAGAGGTGACACCATGACTGCAACGCACATCGCTGCGACCTGACACTGGACCGGGGGAGGGGGGAGTACTGTCTACGTTTGTGATTTTACATGCTGGGAAACGATTGGGGATCACTTTTCTAtaagtggaaaactcctttaatgacAGCTGTATAAATCTTTACGTCGTGATCTCCCCTTCGTAATGGCTGTTACAGTCATATAGCTATCAGGGTACAGGCAGGAGCCGGCGGCGGTGACTCCGGGACTCATAGTACTCGGCTATGCTACTAGTGATTTCAATATTCAGAAAACGCCACCTTCATGTGCTCAATGTGCTGACTACACAGGATGAAAATAACAGGATctgtcaccagcaactcatgtcatCATAACAGCAAATGGATCCAATTGTCAGAGTCAAGATAATCATTTACTAAATGGAAGCGGAAGCAGCGATCGGCTGATCATCAGGAGATCTCCCCTAAGAGGAATATATCATCTATATCGTCTAATAATTAACACCGGAGCTGAGCCTGTTGTACACAGGGGACATGTTGTCTCTTTTCCACAGTatctgtctttaaagggaatctggcagcaggtttttgctatttaatatgATAGAAGCATGCTGTAGGGGCAgaaagtctaaagggtactttacacgctgcgatctcgctagcgagatcgcaagcgatcgtacccgcccccgtcggttgtgcgacacgggcatatcgctgcccgtggcgcacaaccttgcttacccccgtgacacgcacttacctgccctgtgacgtcgctctggccggcgaaccacctcctctctaagggggcggttcgtgcggcgtcacacggcaggcgtccaatagaagcggaggggcggagatgagcgggacgtaacattccgcccatctccttccttccgcattgccggtggaggcaggtagggagatgttcgtcgctcctgcggtgtcacacacagcgatgtgtggtgccgcaggaacgaggaacaacatcgctaataagcagaaaacgatttttggttttaggacgacctctccaaaaccaacgatttttgtctcttttgcgaccgtttaaggtcgctcatatgtgtcacacgctgcgatgtcgctaacggcgccggatgtgcgccacaaacaccgtgaccccgacgataattcgttagcgatatcgcagcgtgtaaagcacccttaattccagggatgtgtcaattGCTCAGTAGCTTGCTGTAAtttcaatcagtgttttatcagcaggacattatcactagAGGATTAGGTCTCATGTGGTGGCTAGTCCAGCTAGTCTGTGTAAACCTGaccccaacactgattggcagattgctgacaatatacagtgtacacaggaaactgccaatcagtggtgtgggcggggttatacagagctcagcattccgagttctgctacatctacagcagtgaAGACAGGGATTATATCAAAACTGCACAAGCAGTTCAGTaattgacacatccctggaatcagactctttgcccccacattatgctgctctcagattacataacaaaaacctgctgacagattacatttTACAGCAGCAAACCGTCAACAATCAAACTGGTAACTTGATAAATGTTCCTGTCAGTCACTAACAGCAGCATTTAGGCTCCAAGATCCAACTCAGGTGTTAGTTTGACTGCCCATTAGCCTTCCTGCAACATGATCATGAGGCATCGATGGGCTGCCATGACGGCTGAGGACCTATGTAAAGTCCACATACTGGTCAAGCTGATTTTCCTGTGATGTTCAGCCATAAGCCGTGATTTTTACACTACACAACATCAATGGAGCATTGCTCTATACAGAACAAGCAATCACAGGGTCAACGCCGTTAAAAAAGAAACCTAACATgttagcaaaagaaaaaaaaacacaaacattcaaATCCCCTCCTTTTCCTAAGTTAAATATAAAGAAATGTAAAGAATtcaaaaattgaaaaaaacaaaaaacaaaattgtatATATAAATCTGAAATTAATCAGCCcaatctgcatttggattttttttccccattttcctaaCTTTAtacggtaaaatgaatggtgtcaacaAAATCTGCAGCTATTCTCACAACACACAAGCTCTTATACGTCTATGGTGACGGAAAGATAAGAAAGTTATGGTGATTAGAAAattgggaggaaaaaatgaaaatgcaaaactCTAAATTGTCTGTGTCTTTAAACGGTTAAGTCTGaataatcctaaatttgcattataTAATAATTAGACGCTATTATTACATATGATCTGTTTTCTCTTTTTCTTATTGATTTTcacatttaattttaattttttatattttatcttctatacatgatgatgggggcggccATATTGTCTGAGCTGCTGCTATTTCCTGTTAATGTCACTCAAAGATTTGCTCCACAGCAGACACATGGATGGATGAGACCGTCGTCTGGAGAGGACTTGTGGGCATGCTCCGTGTCCTGTGCAGAGATCCCTGTGCGGGGAGGGGGGAGCTGTGTCCATCAGTTATTGTCAATGGTGGATCCTGCATCATCCTCCTCCAGCTTTATACCAGAGGTGTTACCTTACACTTCCTTCCTGtgttgataatgagactgctgagaagtgatctctgtgGAAAATCTATTCTTAAGGTCAGTGGTCTCAGGAAACACAGGAAGATTTCAGGAGGCTCCGGAGGGAAATGTATTTTATGTCATAGAAAATCAGAAAAATGTTTACAATGAAAGTTACTTTACAAATAGGGAATTTTCTGATGTTACTTTCCTGTTATGTTCTAATCTTCACCCAGTTATCTACACAGTGATCATCAATATATACCATAAATACACATAATacagcatgaaggggctcggagaaggcggcagtgaaggtgtgtaagtgtctgatggggtcacacagctcataaaaggacaactgcccggcctcataatccagacagatcctgactCTATCACTGGAGATCTTGTCCGGTAACTGGATCTCTTCACTGTCATGTTTCACTGAATACTGATTATTATATCTACACAAAATCCAGGACTTGTTATTATTTCCAATCAGTGACTGACGTCCCCTCCTGTCCATACTGGGGTAACACATCCCCACCTTCCACCCCCCTGATCTACTgctctccacatcccagtaatgtcgtcctgaggtaaatcccctcctgctcatcacctgataatcttggaatctctctgctgtttctggacgattcTGGTTCCTTCGTGTCAAGGTCGCAGTTTTCAGATCGTCTGATATATGGACATTATTAGCAGctgtgtttacatccagtaatatgtctgcaggatccTCCACATAGATCCAGCTCCTTATACCTGATATTACCTcacataatgtgtgtaatgtgtgtgagatcacagccacatccaggtcatctccatcatggagctgtttatcatgtccccctgtgtcctcatcacctccctcctcctcaggatcacacaagtccccggtgtctggttcctgtaagacggtcagtggatcagtcatgttacacagctcctcaatgtgcctcatcttcctggacagctcgtccttctttatctccagctgatggatcagagcagacagtggccgtgactcttccttttcctgcctggagatctcactcaggaccttcttctccaggttgtccacccgtctcctgatgtctgtacacagggcagtgactctctcggCTTCTCCAGCTGCTTTCTCTTCAGCTTTTCTCCTCTGCTCCTCCAGACTCCAGACTCTTTCCACAGCTTTCACTCTCTTTGTGGTCAGTTTATGGAGAACAATTATCagtttcttcttcttgttctctgagGCCTCATCCAGTGACTCCATTTTATGTCCTTTATGTTCTCCAAtcaaactgcaggacacacagatacagacgGCATCCTGAGTACAATAATACTTTAAAGGTTccttatggacagaacatttccttttctccagagaagtgctgggatcagataagacgtgttctggAGATTTGCTGTGAGTCCTCAGGTGtttctcacacagagaagcctcacagtgtagacaagatctaacagcaggtacaggagagtccacacagtaagtgcagcagaTCCCGGTGATCTCCTCTTGTTCTTGCTGAGTAATCAGGAATCGTTCTGCGACATTATGAAGATTTATGTTCCTCATCAGCGCCGGCCGCTCCTGAAACTCTTCTCTGCATTCAGGACAGGAATAACCTCCAGACTcgtcctgtgtatccagcacacgatcaatacagacccggcagaagttgtgtccacatctcagcgttacaggatccttaaaaatagataaacagatggagcagagcagctcgtcTCTCAGAATAGCAGACGCCATGGCTGACGGAAGAAGGAAGAAATGAAACTGAATGTGAATGTTACTCAATATTTAACAATGTTGTAGTTACACCCATTCACTTAAACCCTTCACCCCCAGATCAGCAGACACCGTGGCTCATAGTTGAGGGAAGGAGGAAACGAAACTGATAATACTTAGCGATGTTGTAGTTACACCTattcacttaaaggggtggttcaccccttttcattatg
Protein-coding sequences here:
- the LOC142302877 gene encoding E3 ubiquitin/ISG15 ligase TRIM25-like, producing the protein MASAILRDELLCSICLSIFKDPVTLRCGHNFCRVCIDRVLDTQDESGGYSCPECREEFQERPALMRNINLHNVAERFLITQQEQEEITGICCTYCVDSPVPAVRSCLHCEASLCEKHLRTHSKSPEHVLSDPSTSLEKRKCSVHKEPLKYYCTQDAVCICVSCSLIGEHKGHKMESLDEASENKKKKLIIVLHKLTTKRVKAVERVWSLEEQRRKAEEKAAGEAERVTALCTDIRRRVDNLEKKVLSEISRQEKEESRPLSALIHQLEIKKDELSRKMRHIEELCNMTDPLTVLQEPDTGDLCDPEEEGGDEDTGGHDKQLHDGDDLDVAVISHTLHTLCEVISGIRSWIYVEDPADILLDVNTAANNVHISDDLKTATLTRRNQNRPETAERFQDYQVMSRRGFTSGRHYWDVESSRSGGWKVGMCYPSMDRRGRQSLIGNNNKSWILCRYNNQYSVKHDSEEIQLPDKISSDRVRICLDYEAGQLSFYELCDPIRHLHTFTAAFSEPLHAVLCVFMVYIDDHCVDNWVKIRT